Part of the Mycoplasma mycoides subsp. mycoides SC str. PG1 genome is shown below.
GTTTTCGCGACTAAGTGGGAAACGTAGGGCATTTTTATTCTAATATTTTTAATTTTCAAATTTTTTAATTAATTCATCAGCAAAATCTAAAGCACCTCTAACAGCTTGATCCATATTAATGTATCTATATTGAGCTAATCTTCCTAATTGATATAAATTTGAAATCTTTTTGCTTTCTTCAACATACTTATTATATTGATCTCTTGAAGCATCATTTGGAATTGGATAATATCTTTCAGAAAATTCTTTACTATTTTGTTCAAAAGCACCAGGAAATTCTTTTGAAATAATAGTATTTTTATCATTTTTTATTTCAGGATAAAATTCTTATATTCAGTAATTCTAGTCATTTTAGGATGCTCAGGGTAATTTACAATAGCTGTTGATTGTAAATTAGAATTATTTAATTCCTCAAATTTAATATTTAAAGATCTATAAGGTAATTTATCATATTTATAGCCAAAGATTTCATCAATTGGTGCACAGTTAATTACAGGTTTTGTAATTAATTCATCATTAATATAAATTTGATCATCTTTAATTTGTAAATGCTTTGTAATATTAATGTTTAAAACAATATCAATATTAGAAGAATCTAACATATTTAAAACCATTTGAGTATAACCTTTAGATGGCAAACCTTCATATGTATCAGTAAAATAAGTGTTTCTTTTAGTTAAATAAATTGGAACTCTAGCAAATACTGAAACATCTAAATCTTCAATTTTTTTATCTCACATTTTACCAGTATAACTTGCAAAAATCCTTGTATAAATAGTTTGATAAATATGTTGATACTTGTCAATTTGTGATAATTCTAAAATAGTTACTTGGTCTTGATTTGGAAACTTTTCTTTTAAATAATTAATAAAGTCTTCAGCTTCATTTGGAAAAAGTATTTTAATTGAGTCAACATTAACAAGTAGAGGGATTAATTCATCATCAATTTTAGCTTGTACAACATTTTTATATGTGTTAAAAGTAGTAAATTGATTTAAAAAATCAAATACTTCTTTATCATTTGTATGAAATATATGAGGTCCATATTGATGAACTAGAATATCATTTTTTTTATGATCATAAACGTTTCCACCAATATGCGCTCTTTTTTCAATTATTAAAATTCTTTTGCTTTTTGGTAGTTTAGCACAAACTGTTGCTGTACTTAACCCACAACCAATAAAAATATAATCATAACTATTGATATTAGTTGGTAATGCTTTTAATGTGTTCATAAAACTCCTTTTTTATTCTTTGTTTTTTAAATGAGCTTTTCTAAAAGCAATTTCACTTTCTACTATATCTTTAATATTTGTTTTTATTTTATAGTTTAGTTCTTGACATAATTTAGTATTTGAAGCAACTAAAACATCAGGATCTCCACTTCTTTTTGGAGCAATGTCTATATTTAGTTTATAACCTAGTTGTTTTTCAAATTCTTTAATAATTTCAAGGTTACTAAATCCTTTACCACTACCAATGTTATAGTAAAGATTACAATTTTCTTTAACCATTTTTTGTGCAGTTAATAAATGTAATTCAGCTAATTCACAAACATAAACATAATCTCTAATACAAGTGCCATCTTTTGTATTATAATCTGATCCAAAAATACTGAATTGATCTGTTAAACCAAAAGCAAAATAACTAATTGCAGGAATTAAATGAGTAGGTTTGTTATTATCTTTAGTTAGATAACCAATTCTTTTGCTTTTTGAAGCACCAGCAACATTAAAATATCTTAAAAAAGTGTAATGAAAATTAGGATTAGCTATTGCAAAATCTTTAATGATTTCTTCACCAAAATATTTTGTTCTTCCATATGGTGAACAAGGTTCTTTAGGATCATCTTCATAAAAATAACCATTATGACGTGAATTGTTTCCATAAACAGCAGCTGAAGAAGAAAATACAAAATAATTAACATTATGCGCTTGCATAATTTTTAAAGTATTTATTAATCCTAAAATATTTGTTTGATAATAATCAAGTGGTTTTTGCACTGATTCACCAACTTTAATTAATCCTGCTAAATAAATTACAACATCAATTTTATTTGAGCTAAAAACCTCATTTAATTTATTAAAGTCTAAAATATCACCTTGAATGAATGTACTTTTTTGTTCTATAAAATCATTTAACCCACTTGATAAATTATCATAAATAATTACTTTGTTATTGTCAGTTTTATTAATAATTTCAGCTACATGGCTTCCAATATAACCAGCCCCACCAATTAAAAGATAATTCATAAAACCTCTTTCTTATTGTATATAAAATGAACGCTTAAAAAAATACATTAATAAGTCTAATTTAATATTATATTATAATTCAACTTAATGAAAATAAATACTTGTTTTCTTGTTAAAGATGTGCTAGGAAAGTTTAAGTTTGTACATTATAAAATTTATAAACGTTCTTTTTAGAAATTAGTATTTCTTTTATTTATGAAATTTTGGTATCATAAAATGTAAGTTCCTTGGATATTATATTTATATGATTTGGTATTGTCATAAATATATAAAAAACCAATTACTTATAAGGAGAATTGTTATGATTAATCAACATCTTAACATTGCTGTAAGTGTATTTTTTTACATAACACTAGTTTTGGAATTATATTTATGTTATTACTATCATCTGACTGATTATTTTTTATGTTTGCATATACTAAAAATAAAAAGAAATTAGCAAAACATAAACCTAAAAAAATCGATCATTTGCAATTGTTATTCCAGCACACAATGAGTCAATGGTTGTTGGCAAACTAATTGATAGTATTAAAGCTCAAAAATATGACGGAATAATTGATATTTATTTAGTTGCTGATAATTGT
Proteins encoded:
- a CDS encoding UDP-galactopyranose mutase gives rise to the protein MNTLKALPTNINSYDYIFIGCGLSTATVCAKLPKSKRILIIEKRAHIGGNVYDHKKNDILVHQYGPHIFHTNDKEVFDFLNQFTTFNTYKNVVQAKIDDELIPLLVNVDSIKILFPNEAEDFINYLKEKFPNQDQVTILELSQIDKYQHIYQTIYTRIFASYTGKMWDKKIEDLDVSVFARVPIYLTKRNTYFTDTYEGLPSKGYTQMVLNMLDSSNIDIVLNINITKHLQIKDDQIYINDELITKPVINCAPIDEIFGYKYDKLPYRSLNIKFEELNNSNLQSTAIVNYPEHPKMTRITEYKNFILK
- a CDS encoding UDP-galactopyranose mutase; amino-acid sequence: MKNDKNTIISKEFPGAFEQNSKEFSERYYPIPNDASRDQYNKYVEESKKISNLYQLGRLAQYRYINMDQAVRGALDFADELIKKFEN
- the galE gene encoding UDP-glucose 4-epimerase GalE; the encoded protein is MNYLLIGGAGYIGSHVAEIINKTDNNKVIIYDNLSSGLNDFIEQKSTFIQGDILDFNKLNEVFSSNKIDVVIYLAGLIKVGESVQKPLDYYQTNILGLINTLKIMQAHNVNYFVFSSSAAVYGNNSRHNGYFYEDDPKEPCSPYGRTKYFGEEIIKDFAIANPNFHYTFLRYFNVAGASKSKRIGYLTKDNNKPTHLIPAISYFAFGLTDQFSIFGSDYNTKDGTCIRDYVYVCELAELHLLTAQKMVKENCNLYYNIGSGKGFSNLEIIKEFEKQLGYKLNIDIAPKRSGDPDVLVASNTKLCQELNYKIKTNIKDIVESEIAFRKAHLKNKE